One genomic segment of Synergistales bacterium includes these proteins:
- the ablA gene encoding lysine 2,3-aminomutase produces MENYRSRHNELTKQIDSDANLTNWQDWKWQLRNSIKKISTFETLTGITLDTQERKVLEETIEKFPLSITPYYLSLIETKDYKNDPIFLQSFADPRELIVQDWEKSDPLSEDKDSPVPGITHRYPDRVLFHVSNVCSMYCRHCTRKRKVGDNDYIPAKDQVQQGLDYIRSTPKVRDVLLSGGDPFMLSDEYLDWILTELRKIEHVEVIRIGSRMPVVLPYRITDELVAMLKKHHPVWVNTHFNHPRELTSSTRKALSKMADAGIPLGNQSVLLAGVNDCPRLMKSLVQKLVFNRVRPYYLYQCDLSEGLSHFRTPVGKGIEIMESLIGHTSGFSVPTYVIDAPGGGGKIPVMPNYLLSWSPHKVILRNFEGVITTYQEPHSYDDPGCDGNCEACDLQLKFDDANEYNSVGIWKLLSNWDETYSLTPENNERMERREETTNGVG; encoded by the coding sequence TCAATAAAAAAAATATCGACATTCGAAACCTTAACCGGAATAACTCTTGATACGCAGGAGCGTAAAGTACTGGAGGAGACAATTGAAAAGTTTCCCCTAAGCATTACCCCGTATTACCTCAGCTTAATCGAAACCAAGGACTACAAGAATGACCCCATTTTTCTTCAGTCCTTTGCCGATCCTCGGGAATTAATTGTCCAGGATTGGGAGAAGTCCGATCCCCTCTCTGAAGATAAGGACAGTCCCGTACCGGGAATTACCCATCGATACCCGGACAGAGTTCTGTTTCATGTAAGTAATGTCTGTTCTATGTACTGTCGCCATTGTACCCGTAAACGCAAAGTTGGTGATAATGATTACATTCCGGCTAAAGATCAGGTGCAGCAGGGATTGGATTACATTAGGTCCACCCCAAAAGTCCGGGATGTATTGCTTTCCGGGGGTGACCCGTTTATGTTGAGTGATGAGTATCTGGACTGGATACTCACCGAGTTGAGAAAGATTGAACATGTAGAGGTTATTCGGATTGGCTCCCGTATGCCCGTCGTACTGCCCTACCGCATTACCGATGAATTGGTGGCAATGTTAAAAAAACACCACCCGGTCTGGGTGAATACCCATTTCAACCATCCCCGTGAGCTTACCAGCAGTACCCGTAAGGCCTTGAGCAAAATGGCGGATGCCGGTATTCCCTTAGGCAACCAAAGTGTGCTCTTGGCCGGGGTAAATGACTGTCCCCGATTGATGAAGAGCCTGGTACAGAAGCTGGTGTTTAACCGTGTGCGTCCGTACTATCTTTATCAGTGTGATTTGTCGGAAGGATTAAGCCATTTTCGCACACCCGTGGGCAAGGGAATTGAAATTATGGAGAGTTTGATCGGCCACACCAGCGGCTTTTCCGTACCCACCTATGTAATAGATGCACCGGGTGGTGGAGGGAAGATCCCGGTAATGCCGAATTACCTGTTGTCCTGGTCGCCGCATAAGGTGATCCTGCGTAACTTTGAAGGGGTTATTACCACTTATCAGGAGCCCCATAGCTATGACGATCCGGGTTGCGACGGTAACTGTGAAGCTTGTGATCTGCAGCTGAAATTTGATGATGCGAATGAATATAACTCGGTGGGAATTTGGAAGCTGTTATCCAACTGGGATGAGACCTATTCTCTCACCCCGGAGAACAACGAGCGAATGGAACGGCGGGAAGAGACAACAAATGGAGTGGGATAA
- the ablB gene encoding putative beta-lysine N-acetyltransferase: MEWDKIEEYEGAEIQHGPNNNRTYLMNLGDADPVGVVEYLHELCVQKSYSKAFAKVPSVKAVCFLAAGWNIEAMVPGLFNGVLDGLFLGRYYDPARREVEPGHFEALCSMMTSLSPQAPQPLPESLFTRVCTPEDTLKMSVLYSEVFERYPFPIHEPDYLRSTMDAQVEYFGVWEGENLVALSSSEKNLEHSYAEMTDFAVSPDYRGLGLGLLLLTNMDTAMSEQGIKTVYTIARMRSKGMNATFLKAGYHYSGTLFRNTFISEGLESMNVYYKKLQ, from the coding sequence ATGGAGTGGGATAAGATAGAAGAATATGAGGGGGCCGAGATCCAGCACGGTCCCAATAACAACCGTACCTACCTTATGAACCTTGGGGATGCGGATCCTGTGGGGGTCGTAGAATATCTGCATGAGCTGTGTGTGCAAAAGAGCTACAGCAAGGCCTTCGCAAAGGTTCCTAGTGTAAAGGCTGTGTGCTTTCTGGCCGCGGGGTGGAATATTGAGGCCATGGTGCCCGGGCTGTTTAACGGTGTGTTAGACGGGCTGTTTCTGGGCCGCTATTACGACCCTGCCCGCCGGGAAGTAGAACCGGGGCATTTTGAAGCCCTGTGCAGCATGATGACTTCGCTTAGTCCGCAGGCGCCGCAACCCCTTCCTGAGTCGCTGTTTACGAGAGTCTGCACGCCCGAGGATACCCTTAAAATGTCAGTGTTGTACAGCGAGGTCTTCGAACGGTACCCCTTTCCAATCCATGAACCGGACTATCTGCGCTCTACTATGGATGCGCAGGTGGAGTATTTTGGAGTGTGGGAGGGCGAGAACCTGGTTGCCCTTTCATCTTCTGAGAAGAACCTTGAGCACAGTTATGCCGAGATGACCGATTTTGCAGTTTCGCCGGATTACCGCGGGTTAGGCTTGGGCCTGCTGTTGTTGACTAATATGGATACTGCCATGTCCGAACAGGGAATAAAAACTGTTTACACAATTGCGCGCATGCGTTCGAAGGGTATGAATGCCACCTTTCTCAAGGCCGGGTATCACTACAGCGGGACTCTCTTCAGAAATACCTTCATCTCCGAGGGGCTGGAGAGCATGAACGTGTATTATAAGAAGCTGCAGTAG
- a CDS encoding thioredoxin family protein, translating into MKEFTTGEAADLPQQSEMVCIYFSRPDCGVCGALRPRVEALLNEYPGVDGWFVDLEQHPEAAGHYTVFTIPAVILFVQGKETVRFARHFSIDQLEEKISRYYELLQPAEP; encoded by the coding sequence ATGAAAGAATTTACTACTGGTGAAGCGGCCGATCTTCCGCAACAGAGTGAAATGGTATGCATATATTTTTCGCGGCCTGACTGCGGTGTCTGCGGTGCGCTTCGTCCCCGGGTAGAGGCACTTCTAAATGAGTACCCGGGCGTTGACGGCTGGTTTGTTGACCTGGAGCAGCACCCCGAGGCGGCGGGACACTATACGGTGTTCACCATTCCTGCGGTGATACTGTTTGTGCAGGGAAAAGAGACGGTTCGTTTTGCCCGTCATTTCAGTATTGATCAGCTGGAAGAGAAGATATCCCGGTATTACGAGCTTCTCCAGCCGGCAGAACCCTAA
- a CDS encoding DUF3592 domain-containing protein, whose product MIPEGVMRLIYTLLLCVGAILIGLSVLMMQSVHAPEAYYHRTHGYVQASKSVGPKHYEVSIEYALPDSTTRVARGMVQSESVVVEGDRLIVHYNPYSPDEISLQTPPPMKPEYFIFFGILIGGLGFRLFIRSFFQHAKERFIRDNGRKIAPFTTEIDRTSVKLLWVIKIRAIRIHCSWKPLNGSEVLNFYSEPYPLSAGETLNLQNVRVYFLPQAPARYFIEV is encoded by the coding sequence ATGATTCCCGAAGGTGTAATGCGTTTAATTTATACGCTTCTGCTATGTGTGGGAGCTATTCTAATTGGTTTGAGCGTGCTGATGATGCAGTCGGTGCACGCGCCTGAAGCGTATTACCACCGCACACATGGCTATGTGCAGGCATCAAAGAGCGTTGGACCGAAACACTACGAGGTGAGTATTGAGTATGCACTGCCGGACTCCACGACTCGTGTCGCTCGAGGGATGGTGCAGAGCGAGTCTGTGGTAGTGGAAGGGGATAGACTTATAGTGCACTATAACCCCTACTCGCCGGATGAAATAAGCCTGCAGACACCCCCGCCGATGAAGCCGGAGTACTTCATTTTTTTCGGCATATTGATTGGCGGTTTGGGGTTTCGCCTCTTTATCCGCTCATTCTTTCAACATGCCAAGGAGCGTTTCATTAGGGACAACGGGAGAAAAATAGCACCATTTACCACAGAAATTGATCGCACCTCTGTAAAGCTATTATGGGTAATAAAAATACGGGCAATTCGCATCCACTGTTCCTGGAAGCCCTTGAACGGTTCCGAGGTCCTCAATTTTTATAGCGAGCCTTACCCCCTTTCCGCTGGAGAAACACTTAACCTGCAGAACGTAAGGGTCTACTTTTTACCCCAGGCCCCGGCACGCTATTTTATTGAGGTTTGA
- a CDS encoding ferritin family protein codes for MDLKEAFETAIKGEIEGRELYKAAADKTDDKKARDVFKMLADEEQTHLDTLVKLATEYSEGRDVTVPDLPKPSTFEDAESPIFTREFKDKVSDKHFEMASLSIGIKLELESEKFYKEMAQASDQDKLKEFFNYLADWERGHYDYLQKQIGFLDSYYKNKYSFFRF; via the coding sequence ATGGATCTGAAAGAAGCATTTGAAACAGCAATTAAAGGCGAAATTGAGGGGCGTGAGCTTTATAAGGCTGCGGCGGACAAAACGGACGATAAAAAGGCCAGAGACGTATTTAAGATGCTGGCTGATGAAGAACAAACTCACTTGGATACCCTGGTAAAACTGGCCACTGAGTATTCAGAGGGTCGTGATGTAACGGTTCCGGACCTCCCCAAGCCAAGCACCTTTGAAGATGCCGAGAGTCCCATTTTTACACGAGAGTTTAAAGATAAGGTGAGTGATAAGCATTTCGAGATGGCCAGCCTTTCGATTGGTATTAAACTGGAGTTGGAATCTGAGAAGTTTTATAAGGAAATGGCCCAGGCATCTGATCAGGATAAGTTAAAAGAGTTTTTTAACTATCTGGCCGATTGGGAACGGGGGCACTACGACTACCTGCAGAAACAGATTGGTTTTCTGGACAGTTACTATAAAAATAAATACAGCTTTTTTCGATTCTAA